From a single Lolium rigidum isolate FL_2022 chromosome 7, APGP_CSIRO_Lrig_0.1, whole genome shotgun sequence genomic region:
- the LOC124672486 gene encoding uncharacterized protein LOC124672486, which yields MPPRRQPTPAPPPDACTPSPYATGAKPGAAFHPQHRRPRTPPCISNVAPPVHPTRGRLCLNRGRQRPAPLLLEATLPLKTNAVLELAHSINHIVLLSGTPSLSRPFDIYHQINMLRPNLLGHDKFEFARTYCSLHVAQRSHGKTYQDFSKGARLTELNVLLSQTLMPVGGHLAAG from the exons atgccgccgcgccgccagcccACTCCAGCGCCACCGCCCGATGCATGTACGCCCTCCCCCTACGCGACCGGCGCTAAGCCAGGCGCGGCCTTTCATCCCCAACACCGCCGCCCTAGGACGCCGCCCTGCATCTCCAATGTCGCGCCGCCCGTTCACCCGACGCGAGGACGCCTCTGCCTGAatcgaggacgtcagcgccctgcACCACTGCTCCTCGAAGCCACACTACCTCTGAAG ACAAACGCTGTACTGGAACTAGCTCACAGTATCAACCACATCGTGTTGCTTTCTGGGACGCCCTCTTTGTCAAG ACCTTTTGACATCTATCACCAGATAAATATGTTACG TCCCAATTTGCTTGGACATGATAAATTTGAGTTTGCAAGGACATACTGTTCACTTCATGTTGCTCAAAGATCTCACGGTAAAACCTACCAG GACTTTTCAAAGGGTGCTCGGTTGACGGAGTTAAATGTTTTGCTCAGTCAGACTCTCATG CCTGTCGGTGGCCATCTCGCTGCAGGCTAA